The Hippoglossus hippoglossus isolate fHipHip1 chromosome 21, fHipHip1.pri, whole genome shotgun sequence genome contains a region encoding:
- the LOC117754845 gene encoding zinc finger protein 292-like isoform X1, translating into MADSESDLETDGLESALDSLCDRHCSDESTLNSKDYCSEFCELVEDYTGQWQVPLPQLKLLRTALSSFTKATAAFPDDCQHIYHVLSSLALSFFELMLFFSKEEFVEAPLKNILDSFQECHFQLLRHRNGYFQQVKQTIKAGGPWENPVLQRILKEADLPPKEVDEFLSSELPVFLELRVRYLQACERMQEAMGLAKSCLENREAGKHLFFHQAYLTCLCKASLHEHLHKEMAEIDGRDAVEIICNTESVEKDELLLSLCKAFLTQHLHNGDMYYIWDLVFIWSRLHLRAHPSRQGFLAECLKLASSATNVRAIFPFIKLLTTEVGSEGIQVCVELCARALQLCDMQADSVTCSLVCKTIAFLLPHDLEICRACALLVFCQERSLEAYRTVCLLYMHPDQEPHPNNSPVRTNVRFHILQMMKERLCFDPEFWNLLTIRTHCMELISDKVMKAAVMNEMKEEEREYSEELSTNCSNDSCSQDRSLCKCTEATVAKQELPEKQIVDKQAEKCVPPTDKVPLKRRKWKRRQRRRKHSVSDDEAEPRDDPEFKYNLQPTSLGNKPMYSLRRSHTDKENSASTKFPLNRKREYLSRCVKSQILKRKGQKKRWLQGLPRLEQVQTVKEIKVKVKGKKRGRKPLFKYELSYPDNEIFLTVDGSGLDEETDTELEMPHLVNELEQKSENQETHLEPVNDLEKENTVVVQDTDAVCVNSLTEQIQEESQTRLGSKLSEGPPGEAQASISAVEADPELDGPLLELLDCPVDLLHSYSLNSRKPDSEKLQPEESSAPDGLNGDAEEEPLSQMETEVSKLKWFVSLSFLQVKTKRTWRDRMLRTQQYAHLAHHCTLCRKDYKGLNVMRHALSHLKRRKIRCILCGKRFKQFPFAKKHVMDHFDEMCKQKPPDKEPCTMDTPAANGVAENVENLNQPQNEIQTHISDEEIPERKTSSKIKVSSLKREDRIIRNLRTLIKKTSVLHKKCKNPNANIFKRVDFKDEQVDIKDGLVIVREPSVIEREGPDEGEKKPAEENGYGVDITYHLCPSVLCDRVFLKVSTTLTKHALKCHIKEEDVLEKTFIWAKHKCTLCLRQLQFLQNYKDHMKFHDSPLQHFCYHLECDQRFLTQQELKDHVNTHKPFRPQCPFTDCEKLFSSLQGLYDHEWRHYIPAPQREELELKADRKIKQNSEAPWKQRVKVEELWLQNKKGQRESPIPDHVEASHVEDLREMSQTEKQDCEANLSNSSEDLSKSDDLTEKPVSHDDSEATINGFEDVASSHAGSNSTTPPKKVRKRTIVQLDPLNVRDLEDLSTLVEGVQQKLGEPHITEHKTFRPEDPSYATFVKAPFIRPPPSTYLDESVLSMRKRRATEEVGQRKNVYWSNKKKKEPELKKEQKVDNTAPEQKIRQRCDKCLSSFGSLEELKKHQALNTCSSLFGFDSDDES; encoded by the exons ATGGCGGACAGCGAAAGTGATTTGGAAACAGACGGACTTGAATCAGCTCTGGACTCACTGTGTGACAGACACTGCAGCGACGAGTCGACCCTGAACAGCAAAGACTACTGCTCTGAGTTCTGTGAG CTGGTTGAGGACTACACGGGGCAATGGCAAGTTCCTCTTCCCCAGCTGAAGCTGCTGCGGACAGCACTCAGCAGTTTCACCAAAGCCACTGCTGCCTTCCCCGATGACTGTCAGCACATCTACCATGTCCTCAGTAGCCTGGCCTT GAGCTTCTTTGAACTCATGCTGTTTTTCAGCAAAGAAGAATTTGTGGAAGCGCCTTTAAAAAACATCCTTGATTCCTTTCAG GAGTGTCACTTTCAGCTGCTAAGGCACAGGAATGGCTACTTTCAGCAAGTGAAACAGACCATCAAAGCAGGAGGCCCATGGGAGAATCCAGTACTGCAAAGAATCCTGAAGGAGGCAGACTTGCCACCCAAAGAGG TTGATGAATTCTTGAGCTCGGAGTTGCCGGTGTTCTTGGAGCTCCGGGTTCGTTACCTGCAGGCCTGTGAACGTATGCAGGAGGCCATGGGCCTGGCTAAAAGCTGCCTGGAGAATCGTGAGGCTGGAAAGCATCTGTTCTTTCATCAGGCTTACCTGACCTGTCTCTGCAAGGCGTCACTGCACGAACATCTTCacaaggag ATGGCAGAGATAGACGGCCGAGATGCAGTGGAGATCATCTGCAACACAGAGAGTGTGGAGAAGGATGAGCTCCTTTTGTCACTGTGTAAAGCTTTCCTTACTCAGCATCTTCACAATGGGGACATGTATTACATCTG GGACCTGGTGTTCATCTGGAGTAGGCTGCACCTTCGGGCCCATCCGTCAAGACAAGGCTTCCTGGCTGAGTGCCTAAAGTTGGCTTCCTCTGCTACCAATGTCAGAGCCATCTTCCCTTTCATCAAACTGCTCACCACAGAG GTGGGAAGTGAAGGGATCCAGGTCTGTGTGGAGCTTTGTGCCAGGGCCCTGCAGCTGTGTGACATGCAGGCCGACTCTGTGACCTGCTCTCTGGTCTGCAAGACCATCGCCTTCCTTCTGCCTCATGACCTGGAGATCTGTCGAGCTTGTGCTCTGCTCGTCTTCTGTCAAGAACGCAGCCTGGAGGCTTACAGAACCGTCTGCCTGCTTTATATGCATCCCGACCAGGAGCCACATCCAAACAACAGCCCTGTCCGGACCAATGTCCGCTTCCATATTCTACAG ATGATGAAGGAGCGCTTGTGTTTTGACCCTGAGTTCTGGAACCTCCTGACCATCAGGACCCATTGCATGGAGCTGATAAGTGACAAGGTCATGAAGGCTGCTGTTATGAATgagatgaaagaagaagaaagggaatACAGTGAAGAGCTGTCAACAAATTGTTCAAATGACTCATGTTCTCAAGATCGCAGTTTGTGCAAGTGCACTGAAGCTACAGTTGCGAAGCAAGAACTTCCAGAAAAGCAGATTGTagacaaacaggcagaaaaGTGTGTTCCTCCAACAGATAAAGTTCCcttgaagaggagaaaatggaagAGAAGGCAACGAAGGAGAAAACATTCTGTGTCTGATGATGAAGCAGAGCCTCGTGATGATCCAGAGTTCAAATACAATCTCCAGCCCACCTCTTTGGGCAATAAGCCCATGTATTCACTAAGACGCAGTCACACTGACAAGGAAAACTCTGCTTCCACAAAGTTCCCTCTAAACCGCAAAAGAGAGTATCTGTCTCGATGTGTGAAGAGCCAAATTTTGAAAAGGAAAGGCCAGAAGAAACGATGGCTGCAAGGCCTTCCAAGGCTGGAGCAGGTACAGACTGTTAAAGAGATAAAGGTCAAAGTTAAAGGGAAGAAACGAGGTCGGAAGCCTTTATTCAAATATGAACTCTCTTATCCTGATAATGAAATATTCCTGACAGTAGACGGATCTGGTTTGGACGAGGAAACTGACACAGAGCTGGAAATGCCACATCTGGTGAATGAACTTGAACAAAAAAGCGAAAACCAAGAGACTCATCTTGAGCCGGTAAATGATCTTGAAAAGGAAAATACTGTGGTTGTGCAAGATACTGACGCGGTCTGTGTGAATAGTCTAACTGAACAAATCCAAGAGGAATCTCAAACACGGCTTGGCTCAAAGCTTAGTGAAGGTCCTCCTGGTGAGGCTCAAGCTTCCATCTCTGCCGTCGAAGCTGATCCTGAGCTCGATGGCCCACTCTTAGAGTTACTGGATTGTCCAGTGGATCTGCTGCACAGCTACTCCCTTAACTCCAGAAAGCCTGACAGTGAAAAACTGCAACCTGAAGAATCCTCCGCGCCAGATGGGCTGAATGGTGATGCAGAAGAGGAGCCCCTGTCCCAAATGGAAACAGAAGTCTCTAAACTCAAG TGGTTTGTGTCCTTGTCTTTTCTCCAGGTGAAAACCAAGAGAACGTGGAGGGACAGAATGCTCCGTACTCAACAATACGCTCATTTGGCACACCACTGCACTCTCTGCCGTAAAGACTATAAAGGCTTGAATGTTATGAGGCATGCTCTCTCACACCTCAAGAGAAGGAAAATCAGATGTATACTCTGTGGAAAACGCTTTAAACAGTTCCCTTTTGCCAAAAAGCATGTTATGGACCACTTTGATGAAATGTGCAAACAAAAACCCCCTGACAAGGAGCCCTGCACCATGGACACTCCAGCTGCTAATGGAGTAGCAGAAAATGTGGAGAATCTGAACCAGCCTCAGAATGAAATTCAGACTCACATTTCTGATGAGGAAATTCCTGAGCGGAAAACTAGCAGCAAAATCAAAGTTTCCAGCCTCAAGAGAGAAGATCGAATCATCAGAAACCTCCGCACCCTCATCAAAAAGACGTCCGTGCTTCACAAAAAGTGCAAGAACCCTAATGCAAATATTTTCAAGCGGGTAGATTTCAAGGATGAGCAGGTCGACATTAAAGACGGCCTGGTGATCGTACGAGAACCGTCTGTGATTGAGAGGGAAGGGCCCGATGAGGGGGAGAAGAAGCCAGCAGAAGAAAATGGCTACGGTGTGGACATCACATATCACCTGTGCCCGTCAGTGTTGTGTGATCGAGTATTTTTGAAGGTCAGCACCACACTGACGAAGCACGCTCTCAAATGCCACATAAAGGAAGAGGACGTGCTGGAGAAGACTTTTATTTGGGCCAAGCACAAGTGTACCCTCTGCCTCAG GCAGTTGCAGTTTCTCCAGAATTATAAAGACCACATGAAATTCCATGATAGTCCTCTGCAACACTTCTGCTACCATCTAGAGTGTGACCAGCGTTTCTTGACGCAGCAAGAACTGAAGGACCACGTGAACACCCACAAGCCCTTCAGACCCCAGTGTCCCTTCACAGACTGTGAGAAGCTCTTCTCGAGCCTTCAGGGCCTCTACGATCACGAATGGAGACACTACATCCCAGCTCCTCAAAGAGAGGAGTTGGAGTTAAAGGCCGACAGAAAGATAAAGCAAAATTCGGAAGCTCCGTGGAAGCAGAGGGTGAAGGTCGAGGAGTTGTGGCTGCAGAATAAAAAGGGACAGAGGGAAAGTCCTATCCCAGATCACGTCGAGGCCTCGCATGTTGAGGATCTCAGAGAAATGAGCCAAACCGAGAAGCAGGATTGTGAAGCAAATCTTTCAAACAGCAGTGAAGACCTGTCGAAATCAGATGATCTTACAGAGAAACCAGTCAGTCATGATGACAGCGAAGCCACCATCAATGGATTTGAGGATGTGGCAAGTTCCCATGCTGGAAGTAATTCAACCACTCCACCTAAGAAAGTTCGAAAAAGAACGATAGTCCAGTTGGACCCTCTGAATGTCCGAGACCTTGAGGATTTGTCCACTTTGGTTGAGGGAGTCCAGCAGAAGCTGGGAGAGCCGCACATCACCGAGCACAAGACCTTCAGACCCGAGGATCCGTCCTACGCCACGTTCGTCAAAGCCCCCTTCATCCGGCCGCCGCCCTCCACCTACCTGGATGAATCTGTGCTCTCCATGCGCAAGAGGAGGGCCACCGAGGAGGTTGGTCAGAGGAAAAATGTCTACTGGAgcaataagaagaagaaggagccCGAGCTCAAGAAGGAGCAGAAGGTGGACAACACGGCCCCTGAGCAGAAGATCAGACAACGCTGTGACAAGTGTTTGTCCTCCTTCGGCAGCTTAGAAGAACTAAAGAAACACCAAGCGCTCAACACCTGCTCTTCACTGTTTGGCTTCGATTCTGACGATGAAA GTTAG
- the LOC117754845 gene encoding zinc finger protein 292-like isoform X2 → MADSESDLETDGLESALDSLCDRHCSDESTLNSKDYCSEFCELVEDYTGQWQVPLPQLKLLRTALSSFTKATAAFPDDCQHIYHVLSSLALSFFELMLFFSKEEFVEAPLKNILDSFQECHFQLLRHRNGYFQQVKQTIKAGGPWENPVLQRILKEADLPPKEVDEFLSSELPVFLELRVRYLQACERMQEAMGLAKSCLENREAGKHLFFHQAYLTCLCKASLHEHLHKEMAEIDGRDAVEIICNTESVEKDELLLSLCKAFLTQHLHNGDMYYIWDLVFIWSRLHLRAHPSRQGFLAECLKLASSATNVRAIFPFIKLLTTEVGSEGIQVCVELCARALQLCDMQADSVTCSLVCKTIAFLLPHDLEICRACALLVFCQERSLEAYRTVCLLYMHPDQEPHPNNSPVRTNVRFHILQMMKERLCFDPEFWNLLTIRTHCMELISDKVMKAAVMNEMKEEEREYSEELSTNCSNDSCSQDRSLCKCTEATVAKQELPEKQIVDKQAEKCVPPTDKVPLKRRKWKRRQRRRKHSVSDDEAEPRDDPEFKYNLQPTSLGNKPMYSLRRSHTDKENSASTKFPLNRKREYLSRCVKSQILKRKGQKKRWLQGLPRLEQVQTVKEIKVKVKGKKRGRKPLFKYELSYPDNEIFLTVDGSGLDEETDTELEMPHLVNELEQKSENQETHLEPVNDLEKENTVVVQDTDAVCVNSLTEQIQEESQTRLGSKLSEGPPGEAQASISAVEADPELDGPLLELLDCPVDLLHSYSLNSRKPDSEKLQPEESSAPDGLNGDAEEEPLSQMETEVSKLKVKTKRTWRDRMLRTQQYAHLAHHCTLCRKDYKGLNVMRHALSHLKRRKIRCILCGKRFKQFPFAKKHVMDHFDEMCKQKPPDKEPCTMDTPAANGVAENVENLNQPQNEIQTHISDEEIPERKTSSKIKVSSLKREDRIIRNLRTLIKKTSVLHKKCKNPNANIFKRVDFKDEQVDIKDGLVIVREPSVIEREGPDEGEKKPAEENGYGVDITYHLCPSVLCDRVFLKVSTTLTKHALKCHIKEEDVLEKTFIWAKHKCTLCLRQLQFLQNYKDHMKFHDSPLQHFCYHLECDQRFLTQQELKDHVNTHKPFRPQCPFTDCEKLFSSLQGLYDHEWRHYIPAPQREELELKADRKIKQNSEAPWKQRVKVEELWLQNKKGQRESPIPDHVEASHVEDLREMSQTEKQDCEANLSNSSEDLSKSDDLTEKPVSHDDSEATINGFEDVASSHAGSNSTTPPKKVRKRTIVQLDPLNVRDLEDLSTLVEGVQQKLGEPHITEHKTFRPEDPSYATFVKAPFIRPPPSTYLDESVLSMRKRRATEEVGQRKNVYWSNKKKKEPELKKEQKVDNTAPEQKIRQRCDKCLSSFGSLEELKKHQALNTCSSLFGFDSDDES, encoded by the exons ATGGCGGACAGCGAAAGTGATTTGGAAACAGACGGACTTGAATCAGCTCTGGACTCACTGTGTGACAGACACTGCAGCGACGAGTCGACCCTGAACAGCAAAGACTACTGCTCTGAGTTCTGTGAG CTGGTTGAGGACTACACGGGGCAATGGCAAGTTCCTCTTCCCCAGCTGAAGCTGCTGCGGACAGCACTCAGCAGTTTCACCAAAGCCACTGCTGCCTTCCCCGATGACTGTCAGCACATCTACCATGTCCTCAGTAGCCTGGCCTT GAGCTTCTTTGAACTCATGCTGTTTTTCAGCAAAGAAGAATTTGTGGAAGCGCCTTTAAAAAACATCCTTGATTCCTTTCAG GAGTGTCACTTTCAGCTGCTAAGGCACAGGAATGGCTACTTTCAGCAAGTGAAACAGACCATCAAAGCAGGAGGCCCATGGGAGAATCCAGTACTGCAAAGAATCCTGAAGGAGGCAGACTTGCCACCCAAAGAGG TTGATGAATTCTTGAGCTCGGAGTTGCCGGTGTTCTTGGAGCTCCGGGTTCGTTACCTGCAGGCCTGTGAACGTATGCAGGAGGCCATGGGCCTGGCTAAAAGCTGCCTGGAGAATCGTGAGGCTGGAAAGCATCTGTTCTTTCATCAGGCTTACCTGACCTGTCTCTGCAAGGCGTCACTGCACGAACATCTTCacaaggag ATGGCAGAGATAGACGGCCGAGATGCAGTGGAGATCATCTGCAACACAGAGAGTGTGGAGAAGGATGAGCTCCTTTTGTCACTGTGTAAAGCTTTCCTTACTCAGCATCTTCACAATGGGGACATGTATTACATCTG GGACCTGGTGTTCATCTGGAGTAGGCTGCACCTTCGGGCCCATCCGTCAAGACAAGGCTTCCTGGCTGAGTGCCTAAAGTTGGCTTCCTCTGCTACCAATGTCAGAGCCATCTTCCCTTTCATCAAACTGCTCACCACAGAG GTGGGAAGTGAAGGGATCCAGGTCTGTGTGGAGCTTTGTGCCAGGGCCCTGCAGCTGTGTGACATGCAGGCCGACTCTGTGACCTGCTCTCTGGTCTGCAAGACCATCGCCTTCCTTCTGCCTCATGACCTGGAGATCTGTCGAGCTTGTGCTCTGCTCGTCTTCTGTCAAGAACGCAGCCTGGAGGCTTACAGAACCGTCTGCCTGCTTTATATGCATCCCGACCAGGAGCCACATCCAAACAACAGCCCTGTCCGGACCAATGTCCGCTTCCATATTCTACAG ATGATGAAGGAGCGCTTGTGTTTTGACCCTGAGTTCTGGAACCTCCTGACCATCAGGACCCATTGCATGGAGCTGATAAGTGACAAGGTCATGAAGGCTGCTGTTATGAATgagatgaaagaagaagaaagggaatACAGTGAAGAGCTGTCAACAAATTGTTCAAATGACTCATGTTCTCAAGATCGCAGTTTGTGCAAGTGCACTGAAGCTACAGTTGCGAAGCAAGAACTTCCAGAAAAGCAGATTGTagacaaacaggcagaaaaGTGTGTTCCTCCAACAGATAAAGTTCCcttgaagaggagaaaatggaagAGAAGGCAACGAAGGAGAAAACATTCTGTGTCTGATGATGAAGCAGAGCCTCGTGATGATCCAGAGTTCAAATACAATCTCCAGCCCACCTCTTTGGGCAATAAGCCCATGTATTCACTAAGACGCAGTCACACTGACAAGGAAAACTCTGCTTCCACAAAGTTCCCTCTAAACCGCAAAAGAGAGTATCTGTCTCGATGTGTGAAGAGCCAAATTTTGAAAAGGAAAGGCCAGAAGAAACGATGGCTGCAAGGCCTTCCAAGGCTGGAGCAGGTACAGACTGTTAAAGAGATAAAGGTCAAAGTTAAAGGGAAGAAACGAGGTCGGAAGCCTTTATTCAAATATGAACTCTCTTATCCTGATAATGAAATATTCCTGACAGTAGACGGATCTGGTTTGGACGAGGAAACTGACACAGAGCTGGAAATGCCACATCTGGTGAATGAACTTGAACAAAAAAGCGAAAACCAAGAGACTCATCTTGAGCCGGTAAATGATCTTGAAAAGGAAAATACTGTGGTTGTGCAAGATACTGACGCGGTCTGTGTGAATAGTCTAACTGAACAAATCCAAGAGGAATCTCAAACACGGCTTGGCTCAAAGCTTAGTGAAGGTCCTCCTGGTGAGGCTCAAGCTTCCATCTCTGCCGTCGAAGCTGATCCTGAGCTCGATGGCCCACTCTTAGAGTTACTGGATTGTCCAGTGGATCTGCTGCACAGCTACTCCCTTAACTCCAGAAAGCCTGACAGTGAAAAACTGCAACCTGAAGAATCCTCCGCGCCAGATGGGCTGAATGGTGATGCAGAAGAGGAGCCCCTGTCCCAAATGGAAACAGAAGTCTCTAAACTCAAG GTGAAAACCAAGAGAACGTGGAGGGACAGAATGCTCCGTACTCAACAATACGCTCATTTGGCACACCACTGCACTCTCTGCCGTAAAGACTATAAAGGCTTGAATGTTATGAGGCATGCTCTCTCACACCTCAAGAGAAGGAAAATCAGATGTATACTCTGTGGAAAACGCTTTAAACAGTTCCCTTTTGCCAAAAAGCATGTTATGGACCACTTTGATGAAATGTGCAAACAAAAACCCCCTGACAAGGAGCCCTGCACCATGGACACTCCAGCTGCTAATGGAGTAGCAGAAAATGTGGAGAATCTGAACCAGCCTCAGAATGAAATTCAGACTCACATTTCTGATGAGGAAATTCCTGAGCGGAAAACTAGCAGCAAAATCAAAGTTTCCAGCCTCAAGAGAGAAGATCGAATCATCAGAAACCTCCGCACCCTCATCAAAAAGACGTCCGTGCTTCACAAAAAGTGCAAGAACCCTAATGCAAATATTTTCAAGCGGGTAGATTTCAAGGATGAGCAGGTCGACATTAAAGACGGCCTGGTGATCGTACGAGAACCGTCTGTGATTGAGAGGGAAGGGCCCGATGAGGGGGAGAAGAAGCCAGCAGAAGAAAATGGCTACGGTGTGGACATCACATATCACCTGTGCCCGTCAGTGTTGTGTGATCGAGTATTTTTGAAGGTCAGCACCACACTGACGAAGCACGCTCTCAAATGCCACATAAAGGAAGAGGACGTGCTGGAGAAGACTTTTATTTGGGCCAAGCACAAGTGTACCCTCTGCCTCAG GCAGTTGCAGTTTCTCCAGAATTATAAAGACCACATGAAATTCCATGATAGTCCTCTGCAACACTTCTGCTACCATCTAGAGTGTGACCAGCGTTTCTTGACGCAGCAAGAACTGAAGGACCACGTGAACACCCACAAGCCCTTCAGACCCCAGTGTCCCTTCACAGACTGTGAGAAGCTCTTCTCGAGCCTTCAGGGCCTCTACGATCACGAATGGAGACACTACATCCCAGCTCCTCAAAGAGAGGAGTTGGAGTTAAAGGCCGACAGAAAGATAAAGCAAAATTCGGAAGCTCCGTGGAAGCAGAGGGTGAAGGTCGAGGAGTTGTGGCTGCAGAATAAAAAGGGACAGAGGGAAAGTCCTATCCCAGATCACGTCGAGGCCTCGCATGTTGAGGATCTCAGAGAAATGAGCCAAACCGAGAAGCAGGATTGTGAAGCAAATCTTTCAAACAGCAGTGAAGACCTGTCGAAATCAGATGATCTTACAGAGAAACCAGTCAGTCATGATGACAGCGAAGCCACCATCAATGGATTTGAGGATGTGGCAAGTTCCCATGCTGGAAGTAATTCAACCACTCCACCTAAGAAAGTTCGAAAAAGAACGATAGTCCAGTTGGACCCTCTGAATGTCCGAGACCTTGAGGATTTGTCCACTTTGGTTGAGGGAGTCCAGCAGAAGCTGGGAGAGCCGCACATCACCGAGCACAAGACCTTCAGACCCGAGGATCCGTCCTACGCCACGTTCGTCAAAGCCCCCTTCATCCGGCCGCCGCCCTCCACCTACCTGGATGAATCTGTGCTCTCCATGCGCAAGAGGAGGGCCACCGAGGAGGTTGGTCAGAGGAAAAATGTCTACTGGAgcaataagaagaagaaggagccCGAGCTCAAGAAGGAGCAGAAGGTGGACAACACGGCCCCTGAGCAGAAGATCAGACAACGCTGTGACAAGTGTTTGTCCTCCTTCGGCAGCTTAGAAGAACTAAAGAAACACCAAGCGCTCAACACCTGCTCTTCACTGTTTGGCTTCGATTCTGACGATGAAA GTTAG
- the htr1fa gene encoding 5-hydroxytryptamine receptor 1F has protein sequence MDFLNSTEGVFATSSEGYDSLDTNKLPPSKTLLTLTLSVLAILTTFFNCLVITAIAVTRKLHHPANYLICSLAVTDLLVAVLVMPFSIVYIQKESWVMGQVFCTIWLSVDITCCTCSILHLAAIAIDRYRAITDAVEYSRIRTGARAGAMVALVWFLSILISLPPLLWRHYSGDADYEDQCIIVHHHMAFTLYSTLGAFYIPLLLILILYYKIYRAAQTLYMRREASRASRHSCMTNGSMIPSSYPAGDGHVDEGPRSPEPISPPEKSTSEPSTEEPPRERMRASSKAFRSKSRRQDSRSESRRSQFYQGPRISGSRERKAASTLGLIIGAFVICWLPFFVKEVIVNTCSACSTSMEMADFLTWLGYLNSLINPLIYTIFNEDFKKAFQRLVRCSHYL, from the coding sequence ATGGATTTCCTCAATTCCACTGAAGGGGTGTTTGCTACAAGCAGCGAGGGTTATGACTCACTGGATACCAATAAACTCCCTCCCAGTAAGACCCTGCTCACGCTGACCCTGTCTGTACTGGCCATCCTGACGACATTCTTCAACTGCCTGGTGATCACAGCTATCGCAGTGACCCGCAAGTTGCACCACCCAGCCAACTACCTCATCTGCTCCTTAGCAGTGACCGACCTGCTGGTGGCGGTGCTGGTCATGCCCTTCAGCATCGTCTACATCCAGAAAGAGAGCTGGGTCATGGGCCAGGTGTTCTGTACCATCTGGCTGAGTGTGGATATCACCTGTTGCACATGCTCCATCCTGCACCTCGCTGCGATCGCCATCGACCGTTACCGGGCCATCACTGATGCAGTGGAGTACTCTCGCATACGCACAGGGGCCAGGGCCGGCGCGATGGTAGCATTGGTGTGGTTTTTGTCCATCCTaatctcacttcctcctctacTGTGGCGGCACTACAGCGGGGACGCAGACTACGAAGACCAGTGCATCATCGTCCACCATCACATGGCTTTCACCTTGTATTCCACCCTTGGAGCTTTTTACATCCCCCTGCtgctcatcctcatcctctacTACAAAATCTACCGGGCCGCACAGACCCTCTATATGCGCAGAGAGGCCAGCCGAGCCAGCCGTCACTCATGCATGACCAATGGGAGCATGATCCCCTCGTCCTACCCTGCTGGAGACGGCCATGTTGATGAGGGGCCTCGGAGTCCAGAGCCCATAAGTCCACCGGAGAAGTCTACCTCTGAGCCCTCAACCGAGGAACCTCCGCGCGAGCGGATGCGTGCTTCGTCGAAGGCTTTCCGTTCCAAGTCACGCCGACAAGATTCGCGCAGTGAGTCACGTCGAAGCCAGTTTTACCAAGGACCGCGTATCTCTGGCTCACGGGAGCGCAAAGCGGCTTCCACATTGGGGTTGATAATAGGGGCCTTTGTCATCTGCTGGTTGCCATTTTTTGTCAAGGAGGTCATCGTCAACACCTGCAGTGCTTGCAGTACGTCAATGGAGATGGCCGACTTTCTGACGTGGTTGGGCTATCTCAACTCGCTGATCAACCCCCTCATCTACACCATCTTTAATGAAGACTTCAAAAAAGCTTTCCAAAGACTTGTTAGGTGCAGTCATTACCTCTGA